Proteins co-encoded in one Xyrauchen texanus isolate HMW12.3.18 chromosome 19, RBS_HiC_50CHRs, whole genome shotgun sequence genomic window:
- the LOC127659523 gene encoding uncharacterized protein C14orf93-like: MEDFGLQEQHLSDAQAFDTLEAVRVFTTPRQIVGATEPEQGLTSPHNEAVTSYLLGAMSASPDLHDADNDDILSACKTYYETVRRSFRYKQPDLASQAEAVKSSARSRARRKRLLEARQSVLAEDEVGLWKCATIDVMSDEEDGIVGGVSGWIVRPPSFRSQELTELCATLQSRLEAMPKYRATHHRRLQNGPNSDRITYSSEAENRHFMKTTLIQSEFTRKKNKE, translated from the exons ATGGAGGACTTTGGGTTGCAGGAGCAACACCTCTCTGATGCACAGGCCTTTGATACCCTG GAAGCAGTACGCGTCTTCACAACTCCGAGACAAATTGTAGGCGCTACTGAACCGGAGCAAGG ACTAACCTCGCCTCATAACGAGGCCGTGACCTCATATTTGCTCGGAGCTATGTCTGCAAGTCCAGATTTACATGATGCTGATAATGACGACATTTTGT CTGCCTGTAAAACATATTACGAGACCGTGCGCAGGAGCTTCAGGTACAAACAACCAGATCTTGCATCGCAGGCGGAAGCTGTGAAGAGTTCAGCTCGGAGTCGAGCGAGAAGAAAGAGG CTGCTAGAAGCGAGACAGAGTGTGCTGGCTGAGGATGAGGTGGGCCTTTGGAAGTGCGCTACAATAGACGTAATGTCGGATGAGGAAGACGGCATCGTTGGCGGGGTGTCTGGATGGATTGTGCGACCTCCGTCTTTTCGCAGCCAGGAGCTCACAGAACTCTGTGCCACACTGCAGTCTAGATTAGAGGCGATGCCAAAATACAGGGCAACGCACCACAGACGTCTGCAAAATGGACCAAATTCGGACCGAATTACCTACAGCTCCGAAGCTGAAAACAGACACTTCATG AAAACCACACTAATACAATCAGAATTCACAAGAAAGAAGAATAAAGAATAG